A single window of Aquarana catesbeiana isolate 2022-GZ linkage group LG10, ASM4218655v1, whole genome shotgun sequence DNA harbors:
- the LOC141111287 gene encoding uncharacterized protein → MSSRVRVNVKGQRSPQTADERMRKVQARQQKARLELIDRCRGTAEKVWEDKRRVEEKRIEGDKKRQDDRCRTAERDRKVGQVKVKRDQEKREKILSRNARILQKRMKEEKQQEEEDKKIAKEAQRRDEGRREKEKREQEKSQKMRENILSRHARIRQDRIKEEKQQEEEDKKIAKEAQRRDEGRREKEKREQEKSQKMRENILSRHVRIRQDRMKEEKQQEEEDKKIAKEAQRRDEGRREKEKREQEKSQKMRENILSRHARIRQDRIKEEKQQEEEDKKIAKEAQRRDEGRREKEKREQEKSQKMRENILSRNVRIRQDRMKEEKQQEEKYMKTVEDTRRRDEGRREIEKGEREEQKLMEIIPSRKWQRSVEGQRAQQVMERRKVREEQKRDEEQREKERKEREEEQKRLENAKVYNTRMQQRKEEKEKQQQKVDMKRGEETWIREENRKEEERKKIENTRARKKAEVLRKYCLRHRPY, encoded by the exons ATGTCCAGCAGA GTTAGAGTTAATGTGAAAGGGCAGAGGAGCCCACAGACGGCAGATGAAAGAATGAGGAAGGTGCAAGCGAGGCAACAGAAGGCAAGGCTGGAATTAATTGATAGATGTAGAGGCACTGCAGAAAAAGTATGGGAGGATAAAAGAAGGGTAGAGGAGAAGAGGATAGAGGGGGATAAGAAAAGACAGGATGATAGATGTAGAACAGCAGAGAGGGATAGGAAAGTAGGGCAGGTTAAGGTAAAACGGGACCAAGAAAAGAGGGAAAAGATTCTATCCCGCAATGCCAGAATATTGCAGAAGAGAATgaaagaggagaaacagcaggaggaggaggacaagaaGATAGCGAAGGAAGCACAGAGAAGGGATGAGGGGCggagggaaaaagagaagagagagcaagaaaaatcacaaaaaatgagGGAAAACATTCTATCCCGCCATGCGAGAATACGGCAGGACAGAATaaaagaggagaaacagcaggaggaggaggacaagaaGATAGCGAAGGAAGCACAGAGAAGGGATGAGGGGCgaagggaaaaagagaagagagagcaagaaaaatcacaaaaaatgagGGAAAACATTCTATCCCGCCATGTGAGAATACGGCAGGACAGAATgaaagaggagaaacagcaggaggaggaggacaagaaGATAGCGAAGGAAGCACAGAGAAGGGATGAGGGGCggagggaaaaagagaagagagagcaaGAAAAGTCACAAAAAATGAGGGAAAACATTCTATCCCGCCATGCGAGAATACGGCAGGACAGAATaaaagaggagaaacagcaggaggaggaggacaagaaGATAGCGAAGGAAGCACAGAGAAGGGATGAGGGGCggagggaaaaagagaagagagagcaaGAAAAGTCACAAAAAATGAGGGAAAACATTCTATCCCGCAATGTGAGAATACGGCAGGACAGAATgaaagaggagaaacagcaggaggAGAAATATATGAAGACAGTGGAGGACACACGGAGAAGGGATGAGGGGCGGAGGGAAATAGAGAAGGGAGAGCGAGAGGAACAAAAATTGATGGAAATCATTCCATCCCGAAAGTGGCAGAGAAGTGTGGAGGGGCAGAGGGCACAGCAGGTAATggaaaggaggaaagtgagggaagAGCAGAAAAGGGACGAGgagcagagggaaaaagagaggaAAGAGCGAGAAGAGGAACAAAAAAGACTGGAAAACGCGAAAGTCTACAATACAAGAATGCAGCAGAGGAAAGaggaaaaggagaagcagcagcagaagGTAGACATGAAGAGAGGGGAGGAAACATGGATAAGAGAGGAGAATCGGAAGGAAGAAGAgcggaaaaaaatagaaaacactcGAGCCAGAAAAAAAGCTGAAGTGTTGAGAAAATACTGCTTACGACATCGCCCATACTAG